In Papaver somniferum cultivar HN1 chromosome 1, ASM357369v1, whole genome shotgun sequence, a genomic segment contains:
- the LOC113309238 gene encoding protein EMSY-LIKE 3-like isoform X4, whose amino-acid sequence MDYGLSDSSGTGDDLPPNNQNRGRRVGRVAGNGRSSIAGSAPHPRFYNDMEAQIHHLEQDAYISILRAFKVQSDAISWEKESLMTELRRELRVSDEEHRELLGRVNADDIVIRIREWRKAGHQPGMLTTAQPTHDAIVATFRKKQKISNSVPSLSLNPHMLAASMQPTLTSGKRGVAVGARGKKPKSGQPLPGVSLVKPVQYPLTGPAGRGFRPNRGLSGALVTNGRVGAGSSDPYIGRKVMTRWPEDNNFYEAVITDYDPIQGLHALVYDMHTNDEAFEWVNLNEISPEDIRWEGENMGISRKGGRGMKKSMDHDGVVPWEGRGREDRSQPEKDLLPLQNTNGKKNMDDIEMILTETVVKEVEKVFLLSRPDPLEIEKAMTMLKNQEKTLIDTLARIADASDGESVISSLEKRAVD is encoded by the exons ATGGACTATGGTCTCTCCGACAGCAGTG GCACTGGGGATGATCTTCCTCCGAATAATCAAAATCGAGGTAGAAGAGTTGGTCGGGTGGCTGGCAATGGCAGATCTTCTATAGCTGGTTCTGCTCCACACCCTAGATTTTATAACGACATGGAGGCTCAAATCCACCATCTTGAGCAAGATGCGTACATCTCAATTCTGAGGGCTTTTAAAGTGCAATCTGATGCCATTTCTTGG GAAAAAGAAAGTTTAATGACAGAACTTAGAAGAGAGTTGAGAGTATCGGATGAAGAACACAGGGAACTTCTAGGAAGGGTCAATGCAGATGACATCGTTATCAGGATAAG GGAATGGAGAAAAGCAGGACATCAGCCTGGTATGCTCACAACTGCTCAACCTACTCATGATGCAATAGTCGCAACATTCCGCAAGAAGCAAAAGATATCAAACTCAGTGCCTTCTCTATCATTGAATCCACACATGTTGGCTGCATCGATGCAGCCAACGTTAACCTCTGGAAAACGAGGTGTTGCGGTAGGAGCTAGGGGCAAGAAGCCTAAATCA GGTCAGCCGTTACCTGGTGTATCCTTAGTTAAGCCTGTGCAGTATCCTTTAACTGGTCCAGCTGGAAGGGGATTCCGTCCTAATCGGGGTCTTTCTGGTGCACTTGTGACAAATGGACGCGTGGGAGCTGGAAGTTCTGATCCATACATTGGGCGGAAGGTGATGACAAGGTGGCCCGAGGATAACAACTTCTATGAAGCTGTTATAACTGATTATGATCCTATACAG GGCTTACATGCTCTCGTGTATGATATGCATACAAATGATGAGGCATTTGAATGGGTTAATCTCAATGAG ATTTCCCCCGAAGACATTAGGTGGGAGGGTGAGAACATGGGAATATCTCGAAAAGGTGGTCGTGGAATGAAGAAGTCCATGGACCATGATGGTGTTGTGCCATGGGAAGGGAGAGGGAGAGAGGACAGGAGTCAACCGGAGAAGGACCTTCTACCCTTACAAAATACAAATGGAAAGAAGAATATGGATGATATTGAGATGATTCTCACAGAAACAGTAGTTAAGGAG GTGGAAAAGGTTTTCCTTTTGAGTCGCCCCGATCCTCTTGAGATTGAGAAGGCAATGACGATGCTGAAA AACCAAGAAAAAACATTAATTGATACACTTGCAAGGATTGCAGATGCTTCTGATGGGG